Proteins co-encoded in one Pogona vitticeps strain Pit_001003342236 chromosome 9, PviZW2.1, whole genome shotgun sequence genomic window:
- the LOC140702090 gene encoding phospholipase A2 inhibitor and Ly6/PLAUR domain-containing protein-like, which translates to MQAFLIYIFSLLLATGVCLQCEQCSSNTDGCTGVPQLCGKYENACLILTTEITIGKEKWLATFKGCTKAKHCMPSPMSSTYPSQRRRSASSCCRKDLCNSGTVTLPRLGVVPNGLKCPGCYSEDPRCPPTELLTCNGWENNCVYYDVSIEQNGKIHHQARRGCGTKFACMNKPQIFGVPGMYMEIVKTAQCTPAPKLLMKPK; encoded by the exons ATGCAGGCGTTTCTCATCTACATTTTCTCCCTCCTGTTGGCCACAG GTGTTTGCCTGCAGTGTGAACAATGCAGCAGCAACACCGATGGGTGCACGGGAGTCCCACAACTCTGTGGAAAATATGAGAACGCCTGCCTGATCCTCACCACAGAGATCACCATCG GGAAGGAGAAGTGGTTGGCTACGTTCAAAGGCTGCACCAAGGCCAAACACTGCATGCCGTCGCCCATGAGCTCCACCTACCCTTCTCAGCGCAGACGGAGTGCTTCCTCGTGTTGCCGGAAAGATCTCTGCAACAGCGGGACAGTGACAT TGCCGCGTCTAGGGGTCGTACCAAATGGACTGAAGTGTCCTGGATGCTATTCAGAGGATCCACGATGTCCGCCTACCGAGCTGCTGACCTGCAATGGTTGGGAAAATAATTGCGTCTACTATGACGTCTCGATAGAACAAA ATGGCAAGATCCACCATCAGGCTAGACGTGGCTGCGGAACCAAGTTCGCATGTATGAACAAGCCGCAGATTTTTGGTGTTCCTGGAATGTATATGGAAATTGTGAAGACTGCTCAGTGTACTCCTGCTCCCAAATTATTGATGAAACCGAAGTAG
- the LOC110089606 gene encoding phospholipase A2 inhibitor and Ly6/PLAUR domain-containing protein gives MWMSLIFFLFCLLLGIGVCLRCERCSSSSTLCTGIPYPCSETEDSCLVMTTEYVIANNDRWVATYKGCTKRKYCPSPSSSATFPSQRKRRAVRCCQKDFCNKGSVTLPKLSTKPNGLKCPGCFSVHAKCQPTDTLNCHGSESKCVYYDMTVEQVFQLLSEARGSQELTPFFPLPIPAGDQIYTFAKRGCATKAVCKNTHQMYGVPGLFIEIWKTAKCYAAPKR, from the exons ATGTGGATGTCTCtgatcttcttcctcttctgcctcctgctTGGTATAG GCGTATGTTTGCGCTGTGAGcgttgtagcagcagcagcaccttgtGCACTGGAATACCTTATCCCTGCTCAGAAACTGAAGATTCCTGTCTCGTCATGACCACAGAATACGTCATTG CCAACAATGACAGATGGGTGGCCACCTACAAGGGTTGTACCAAGAGAAAGTACTGCCCGTCTCCCTCCTCGAGTGCCACGTTCCCTTCTCAGCGCAAACGGAGAGCTGTCAGATGTTGCCAGAAAGACTTCTGCAACAAGGGATCAGTGACGT TGCCAAAATTATCAACCAAGCCAAATGGGCTGAAGTGTCCTGGATGCTTCTCGGTGCATGCCAAATGCCAACCCACCGACACGTTAAACTGCCATGGTTCAGAAAGCAAATGTGTATATTATGATATGACTGTGGAACAGG TATTTCAGTTGCTGAGCGAGGCGAGAGGATCTCAGGAGCTGactccctttttccccctcccaattCCTGCAGGTGACCAAATATACACTTTTGCTAAACGTGGCTGCGCAACCAAGGCGGTCTGTAAGAACACACACCAGATGTATGGGGTGCCTGGACTGTTTATCGAAATTTGGAAGACTGCCAAATGCTACGCAGCTCCTAAGAGATGA